The Christensenella timonensis DNA segment TGGTCGTGATCCTCGTGGTGCTCATACTGGTCATCATGCTCCTGCTGGTTGCGATGAAGCGAAGGAAAAATACGGAAGAAAAAACAGAGATAGGGCAAAGGACGACGAGGGCCGGAAGGAGAAAATAAAGATACGATGAGAAAGGCGGCTGGGAAAAAGAGGTTCAAAATGAACCGTATCATATTGCTGATCCTGGCCGTCGCACTCATAGCAGCGGGAATTCCGGCCTATGCGCAGGAAACTACCCAGCTGCCTGCAGGACAGGATATGGCAGTGGCAGATGAGCCGGAAACGCTGCCAACTGAGGAGCCGCAGGAGGAAAGTGGGACGCAGCCCCCAAAAACGCTAATCGGGCAGGAGAAGGAAGAAGAATTGCCGGAAGCAGGGAATACACCGGAAGTATCCCCAGCGTTGCCATCGCCGCCACCTGTCCTGGAAACGGCAGAACCACAGCCGCAAGCGGAGGAAAATACAGAAGAACTGTCGATTATGCCGCTCACAATCGCGACGGATGGGCTGGATGCAAACGAAGTGATGGTAGATAATTTTGCCGACCTGAAAACAGTGCTGGAAGATTACTCGGCCTACGCGGGCGTTGATACCATTTACCTGAATGGCGATATCACATACCTTGCGGGCGGTATCGCGGTCAATAAGAACAGGAACGCCCTTACGATCATAGGACACCCAAAGGGAGAAGGCGGCCAATATACGATTACCGATATCGCGGGCGGAGCTCCTGGAAACGCAATCCGCATCCTAAAGAACAATTTTAATCTTACGATCAGGGATATCAATATTAATGGGAAAAATTATTATGGGCCATTCGTCGTATATGACGGATACACCGGGTGTACAATCAGCTATGAAAACGTGACGTACAACGGCCCGCAGATTACATATAACCGTCGGGGCATCGCGCGTTATATCAACTGTTCCATTACCATTGCCGGTACGGGCGGCGACCCGGCGCAGGAGGTAGCAGAGCTGGCGCAGCTTGAGATCGGCGGGAATACGACGTTTACCAATACGGCGGGTGCGACGTCGATGTTCTGGTTTGCCGGAAATTTCGGAAGCAACCAATACTTGAAAGTGCTTGACGGTGCGCAGGTGACAGTCAGCCATAATTCGACCGCGTCCCCTTACGGTTTTATCTATGTGGAGGGACTGGGCGCGGCGGTCAACCAAAGGCCGGAGATCACGATCGGCCAGAACGCGTCCCTGGCGGTGAGTACGAGGGTGGGCTTTACCCATATCGACCACCGCGTGGAGTCGATCGAAATCAAGCAGGGCGGAAAGCTGAGCATCATGCAAACGAGCGACCCGGGGAACTATCCCACGGTGCACTTAAACTCATCGCTTACCGTACAGGACGGCGGTACGCTCGAGGTACAGCGCGAAGCAAACACCCGTGCAAGCGGGCTGATCCGTTTTTATAATACCGGAGGAAGGGTAACGCTCAACAATCCGAAAAGGATACGGCTTTATAATCCCTACGGGCGCGTGGTCACTGCGCGCACGGGAACGGCAACGATCAGCGGGACGGTTGGCGCGATCAATGCATGGACGACGGATAAGGGATATACGGACAGCGTGGACAATATGCCCGCGAATATCTGGAACAAAAACGATTCGTCGGCTATGAGCATGAGCGCAACGCTGGGAACGGCAGCGGTGACTGCCGCTTCCATTTCCAATCAGGCGGAGGGAGATCCGTTCACAGCCGAGTTCAACAGCGCTACCTTTAATACCTATGCGATGCCCATGCTGGTCATGGGAAGTTATTTTCTCGATACGGATGAAGTATATCCAAACGATACGGCAATTTCGGGCACGGCGGACAGCGCTGCCGATATCAGGGCAGGCTATACGAACGGCGGAATACAACAGGCGTTGAGCGCCACGGCGGACGGCAGTGGAAAATATAGCATGGCGATACCTGACTCGCCGATCGCGCCGGATACGGAGATAACGGCCATGAGCCATAGGAATTACCTGAAAGCACGTCACGTCACAAAGGTACTGGAACAGCCGAGCATCCTCCGCTTCCTCGCCGTACCGGATGATCTGGCTTTTGCTACAGCGAACATCTCGGCATTGCCGCAAACAGTTGGCAGGCAGGACGCGGGTTGGACGATAGCTGTGGAGGATACGCGGGGAACAGGCAGCCGCTTCCGGGTGGATGCGAGCATCGCACAGCCGCTCTTGGGGGTAGGAGGTACGACGACGTACACTCTGCCGGATGCCCTCGTGTATGTGGATGGGACGGGACAGCGGCACACGCTGGGGAACGTGCCTGTAACCGTATATGATGGGACAACGGGGACTTCCGCCCGCACGGATATCAATTGGGCTGCCGACAAGGGTCTGCTCGTTTCACTGAGCGGTGGGGAAGGACAGCCGGGGATTCCCTACAGTACGACAGTGGAATGGTCATTGATTGACGCTCCCTGAATACAAAAAACAGGGGATGGTTTATTAACTTTCCCCTTTGGGGATTCCGTGATATAATATACCCCGTACGTATGCGGCGTATACCGCAATAAAGACAATAGGGGTATGCTATGTCAAGCACGACAAAAAGCCTGATCAAAAGTACGTTGATATTAGGCGCTGCCGGCGTGATCGTCAAGATCGTAGGCGCGCTTTACAGGATCGTTCTCGCGGAGTTCATTTCTTTGGAAGGAATGAGCTATTACCAGCAGGCGTTTCCCGTTTATTCGGCCCTGCTCATCATTTCCACGGTGGGGCTGCCCATTGCGATTTCAAAACTTGTGTCCGAGCGTGTAACGACAGGGGACTACAGGGGGGCGTACGCCGTTTTCAAAACGTCGCGTATGTTCCTTATTTTGGTTGGCGTCATTACGTCTGTTGCCATGTTCTGTTTGGCAGGGCCGATCACGCAGCTGCAGGCATTGCCCGGCGGACAGTATTCGCTGATGGCGCTTGCGCCCGCTTTATTCTTCGTATCCGTGATGTGCGCATACCGCGGCTATTTCCAAGGGCTGCAAAACATGAAGCCTACGGCGCTCTCGCAAATCATTGAGCAGTTCGTGAAGGTAGCGGCGGGGCTGGCGCTTGCATATTTGCTGCTCAAGTGGACGGGACGCATGGAATTCGGCGCTATGGGCGCGCTCCTCGGTATTACGATCTCCGAGGCGGTTGCGCTTTTGTATACGATGGGCGCATACGGCAAGCAAAAGAGGCAAATGACCGAGGATATGATGCTGGCTTACAAAAGCAAGCTTTCGTGGCCGGAGATCAAGCCTTTGCTGGGCAAAGTGCTGGTGCTGGCACTTCCCGTTACAGTGGCGGGGCTCGTCATGCCGATCGTCGCCTTTGTGGATTCCGTTATCATCCCGCGCAGCCTGCTTGCCCTGGGATATGAAAGCACTGCGATACGCAGCATGTACGGGACGCTGTCGGGCGGCGTACTGACGATTATCAATTTGGCGGCGATCGTTTCGCAGGCGCTGCAAATGAGCGTCGTGCCCGCGATCAGCGAAGCGCTCAAGCTGGGCGACGGCGACCGCGTCAAAGCAAACGTACTGCACGGGATCAAGTTTGCGTTTTTGGAAGGGATACCGGTGACGGTTGCGTTTTTTGTATTCGCATCACCGATCTTTTCGTTCTTATATCCGAGCTCCACACCTGCGCAGCACGAGCTTGCGACGGGCCTGCTTATGACTATGTGCTCGGTAGCAGTGTTCCTGCCGTTCATGCAGACCATGACGGGAGTGCTGCAGGGGATCGGCAAACAAAACCTGCCGCCTATCGCGCTTGCGGTAGGGGCGGGGGTCAAGATCGGGCTGAGCTTGTTTTTGATGAGTATTCCGCAGATCAACATTTACGGCGCCGTTATTGGGACTGTCATGTGTTATATTATTGCGGCGGTCATGAATTACCTGTTTGTGCGCAAGTATACGGGCGTACGCATCCGGTGGGGGGAGCACCTCTTAAAGCCTGTCGCTGCGACAGCCGTCATGGCGGCCGTTGCCTATTTGGTATATTCGCTGATCGCTCCATACTCAAATGCGGTCGGCGTGCTTGCATGCGTGGTGGCCGGTTTGGCCGTATACTTCGTTATGCTGGTGCTTGTCAAGGCGGTAAACGAGAGGGAAATGCTGCAAATCCGCGGAGGGAAAAAGATTGTACAGGCGCTTAAAAAGCTGCATGTATGGAAATAAGGATATAACGACAAAAGCCGCCCTTTAATGGCGGCTTTTTTGATGCCTGTTTACAGGTCTACATCCTCGATTTTGGCACGTTTTTCCGCATTTGAAGTGCGGGTATAGATGCGCGTAGTCTCGATGCTTGTATGTCCGAGAATGTCTGCTAAGGCGGTAATGTCGTTATGCTTGTCGATAAACTGTTGTGCAAACAGGTGCCTTAAATTATGGGTAAACAGTTTGGAACAGGGGATCCCCGCCGGCCCGCCGATATCTTTCAGTTTGCGGCAGATATATTCGCGGCTGATACTCTTGTTGGAGGAAGAACCCCGGAAAATCGTACCATGCGTTATGCCGTGCTTCTTGCAATACCGCATCAGCAGGGTGCACAGGGAACTCTTCAAAAGAACGTTCCTGATCTTACCTTTGTTGACG contains these protein-coding regions:
- a CDS encoding pectate lyase-like adhesive domain-containing protein — translated: MRKAAGKKRFKMNRIILLILAVALIAAGIPAYAQETTQLPAGQDMAVADEPETLPTEEPQEESGTQPPKTLIGQEKEEELPEAGNTPEVSPALPSPPPVLETAEPQPQAEENTEELSIMPLTIATDGLDANEVMVDNFADLKTVLEDYSAYAGVDTIYLNGDITYLAGGIAVNKNRNALTIIGHPKGEGGQYTITDIAGGAPGNAIRILKNNFNLTIRDININGKNYYGPFVVYDGYTGCTISYENVTYNGPQITYNRRGIARYINCSITIAGTGGDPAQEVAELAQLEIGGNTTFTNTAGATSMFWFAGNFGSNQYLKVLDGAQVTVSHNSTASPYGFIYVEGLGAAVNQRPEITIGQNASLAVSTRVGFTHIDHRVESIEIKQGGKLSIMQTSDPGNYPTVHLNSSLTVQDGGTLEVQREANTRASGLIRFYNTGGRVTLNNPKRIRLYNPYGRVVTARTGTATISGTVGAINAWTTDKGYTDSVDNMPANIWNKNDSSAMSMSATLGTAAVTAASISNQAEGDPFTAEFNSATFNTYAMPMLVMGSYFLDTDEVYPNDTAISGTADSAADIRAGYTNGGIQQALSATADGSGKYSMAIPDSPIAPDTEITAMSHRNYLKARHVTKVLEQPSILRFLAVPDDLAFATANISALPQTVGRQDAGWTIAVEDTRGTGSRFRVDASIAQPLLGVGGTTTYTLPDALVYVDGTGQRHTLGNVPVTVYDGTTGTSARTDINWAADKGLLVSLSGGEGQPGIPYSTTVEWSLIDAP
- a CDS encoding putative polysaccharide biosynthesis protein, whose protein sequence is MSSTTKSLIKSTLILGAAGVIVKIVGALYRIVLAEFISLEGMSYYQQAFPVYSALLIISTVGLPIAISKLVSERVTTGDYRGAYAVFKTSRMFLILVGVITSVAMFCLAGPITQLQALPGGQYSLMALAPALFFVSVMCAYRGYFQGLQNMKPTALSQIIEQFVKVAAGLALAYLLLKWTGRMEFGAMGALLGITISEAVALLYTMGAYGKQKRQMTEDMMLAYKSKLSWPEIKPLLGKVLVLALPVTVAGLVMPIVAFVDSVIIPRSLLALGYESTAIRSMYGTLSGGVLTIINLAAIVSQALQMSVVPAISEALKLGDGDRVKANVLHGIKFAFLEGIPVTVAFFVFASPIFSFLYPSSTPAQHELATGLLMTMCSVAVFLPFMQTMTGVLQGIGKQNLPPIALAVGAGVKIGLSLFLMSIPQINIYGAVIGTVMCYIIAAVMNYLFVRKYTGVRIRWGEHLLKPVAATAVMAAVAYLVYSLIAPYSNAVGVLACVVAGLAVYFVMLVLVKAVNEREMLQIRGGKKIVQALKKLHVWK